In Canis lupus dingo isolate Sandy chromosome 1, ASM325472v2, whole genome shotgun sequence, a single genomic region encodes these proteins:
- the NXNL2 gene encoding nucleoredoxin-like protein 2 codes for MVDVLGGRRLLTRDGAWVEADAALQNKVVALYFAAGGCASSRDFTPLLRRFHAQLLAQAPRPAPFQVVFVSADGSAREMLDFMRRLHGAWLALPFHDPLRHELRTMYHISVIPRLVVVKPSGEVITDKGRKQIREQGLACFQNWVEAANIFQNFSG; via the exons ATGGTGGACGTCCTGGGCGGCCGGCGCCTGCTGACCCGCGACGGCGCGTGGGTGGAGGCGGACGCTGCGCTGCAGAACAAGGTGGTGGCGCTGTACTTCGCCGCGGGCGGGTGCGCGTCCAGCCGCGACTTCACGCCGCTGCTGCGCCGCTTCCACGCCCAGCTGCTGGCCCAGGCGCCGCGGCCCGCGCCCTTCCAGGTGGTGTTCGTGTCCGCCGACGGCAGCGCGCGGGAGATGCTGGACTTCATGCGCCGCCTGCACGGCGCCTGGCTGGCGCTGCCCTTCCACGACCCCCTCCGGCA TGAGCTGAGGACCATGTACCACATCTCGGTCATCCCCAGGCTGGTGGTTGTGAAGCCCAGCGGGGAGGTCATCACCGACAAAGGGCGCAAGCAGATCCGGGAGCAGGGGCTGGCCTGCTTCCAGAACTGGGTGGAGGCAGCCAACATCTTTCAGAACTTCTCTGGATGA